Below is a genomic region from Belonocnema kinseyi isolate 2016_QV_RU_SX_M_011 chromosome 4, B_treatae_v1, whole genome shotgun sequence.
taaaacaaattttgttatgagaattgtttgtaacaataaCAAATGCTCTTTGATAGCACTCTATTATGTACAAGTTTTATTCTTTAGACGAAAAGAAAATATCTCCAGGAAAAAAATCTTTCTATGCATAAAAAAGCTAAacaagtgaatttatttataaaacttgtttaaacaaccTATTATTGTTTTTTGGTGCTTCATTACTATTTAACATTACTTTtatacattcaaaaaataaaatctgtgtaagaaatacattaataattatacatgaataattatatttaataatttctttgtttttgtttcaaaacacgGCTTTTCCTCGCACtttaatttacagataaaaataatatatcatgTTCGCACATTCACGATAAAGTAATCGATttgatcaatttaattatttttactgaaacccttatcagaaattatgaatgttgaaggcttcttctttattccaagcattttactcataaaaaaatgaaaaacttattaactgaaaaagaattttaaagaacctAAATGCAAcgtcaaataaatttatttaaaaaaatattaatttcaattaaaaatttcgtttttttatacgatttcgaagatttaaaattgatctcaaTTTCATATAAGTTAtcaattgaatatattatttaattgtacGCTTACGTATATCTAAACATTAATACTTCTAAGTTTGGAAATAATCAGCTGTCCAGTgtgaaactttaatattttgatttaaaaatatccaaaaacgATTTAGTTTTGAACATTGTTACTTTTACATTGTGCATGTATTAAATCTTTCTATtaggaataaaattatttctaacctGAAAGGATTTACAATTAAACATAGATTCGAAATGGTTTTGGACGCAGTAAATTTCTAACCTTCTAATAATTTTATGAGTGAAATGACTTTTAATCAATCTAAagaattgattgaaaatcaaaatgtaTAATTACTATGTAAATttgcacaattattttaaaattcaaaacacttACACTAGACCCGCGGTTTTGGGCCCTGCGGCTTAGGAGTTCCTAGAACTGCTGACCAACGCATTTTTTCAACTCGCGGGGTCGCGGCAAGGTTGCCAATCATGGCTGCTTACGTTTGGATTCTATCGATTTAGGGCCAAGGCTACTTGCAGGAAACTCCCTACAATGGTCTTAAACTTAATCTTTCGCGTATTTTTACAATgtaattataacatttaaattcttaccgacaaaaaaaaattagaacgcAGTCAACTTGAAAGTTTTCCATAGCTTTATGAGTGATATGATGGTAGTTTCAGTTTAAAGTTAGTTTATCAAAATCTACAATAATTACTAGCTGCATtctaaatttgaatatataaaattgatttggtttactaatatttgtaatttaaacattattattgaatctcaaaataaaataatgaaaaaaaaaattaaaagcatcacTAAGAACCCACTCCATGCTGTGAACAGAATATACTAGTTGCGAACACTTGTGGACTATTATTAGTAAAAAtggtaataattaaattattgtagtccaaaattcacaaaaattaaatttaggtttacatttttttcttctaaagtttttatggttaattattttttctagaaaatttaaatggagcttttaaaatataatgaataattaattttgtgtaaCAAAACTTTACCTTAATTGGCTTTGCTATTTCCCAGGaagtttacattaattttatttgttgtcaTAATTAGCTTTTTATccattactttatttttcaaaattaaaaggctCTGAAAGTGTTTGCAtaaaaagacaaacaaaaaaaatctagtCCCACccaaattttgtaaaacattgatggatttttatttgattgtatTCATTAaataggaaataataaaataaaatttgtctctCGTTAATATTTTCATCTATATACTAAACactcaaatattttgtatgatttaaGAGAACCCTACAATCACAATCCGATGATGATCAGTGCCCTTTCAGTGGTGAAATCGAGAAAAGCAGCGTTGGACTTGGTTCGAGTCGAAACGAGAAATcacatatttttttcctttctgtCAGTTGCCTGGGGTCTTTTGGCAGACATTGATATTGAAAGTGAGACTCTCCGAGCAATTGGTGGGCAAAGATTCACGGTGTGGAGTTTAGCTCGACTTATCGGACTTCGCACATATAAAGGCAAAGTCTCTTACCTTCCCTACGATAAGGTGCCGGTAGTGGAAAACCTAAATAATGATAGCATTTATCGTAAGGATCAAACCAAGGATGCCAAGATACCACATTCCAAGAGTTTTGGAGACGAATTGGACCGGTAAATTCTAGACATTCATTATACTTCATTCTGTTAAACAATACCAATTTATATGACAAAGGACTGATATTCAAATTATGtgaatatttcttttaaacaaatcaagaaaatatcttaaaatatttttctgcaattcgGTAACAcaaattgacttttttccatttacgtttttttttaattaatttttttaaacgcactTCTCTAAGGCTTTTTTGTTCAATTCTATTAGAATGTATGACTTTCTTTTGAgtttatgattttaaagattcttttataaattcaataaacaaaagcattaatCATATATCCTTACTGCCCTTTCTCTAAAGATCGAGTCTTGgtcaactctttaaaaaaattattttgaatatcagGATGTCCAATAgggtgacaaaaaaaaattttattgttgtcTCACCCCACACTTTCCTTTCATTTCGTGCAAAAATAATTgcgttattttttatatattaaaaaatatgttcaacCCGTCGTACAAGATCTTTAAACGCTAAAAATGACTAATGAATAGTGGTCGGCCATTTTGCTATCTGATGCCGAAAATCAGAACTAGCAAGAGTAGctagaattttaaagatgtttttttaatttttgcataaaagagttttttaactattattttatgGAGTTCAAAACAATAACAGAGTAGTCAGAATAATTCTTTATCCAAAACAAAGCGTTTCAGAACGAATTTCCATCTTGTATAGCGAATAAtcaaatttctgtcaaaaaagtatttctaaacaaaaaaaattattttgctgtcTTGCAAGTTTCAATAcattataagtaaataaaaatataattaaatatacagtaaataatacaataattcttttttttatagcaaaatatttttcacaaaaaaaatttttttaccgtacACGATGTGCACAAAAACACTCATATGCACAACTTAAAATGCATCATTAAAATtctacctactctttctagttctgaTTCTTGGTACTAGATGGCGTATCGCATTTTAGTATTTCGCAATACACCGCTTATATATTTCAATGATTATAAATTATGAATGACgttgtaaatattgaaatttgtacTAGTGATAGAAAAGAacccttaaaattttgtaaactaccTCTTAGAAcgatatttttattctttctcagTTCTTCATATAATTCTCCACAAGAAAAGTTGTAAAATGACTCCAGAAATATTGaatgaatatttaatagtttctttaatttaataatttgaacccAGTATCAGGTCTATAATTTTACGCGAACTAAGTAACTGTTTTACAAGGATGTCAGAAAATGAATCTGGAACTTATTAAAAGATAATCTCCTACGTTAAATTAAATCTATATAAAATatctaagaataaaaaattatttgtaacatttttctattttgcacgtaagaaacacatttttgcattcttttttgatttttcgatGTAACATTCTTGCAAAATTCTGATTCCTTgtgcaattttttgttgagaaacaTCACTTATAAATGTAattccaaaatataaatattataataataaccgtagaaaatgttgtttatttatattttgatatttattttattcttattatactatttttatatatttttcttgtatctagtatgaaaataataataaacaaagtataaacattccattgaataaaaaaatgagaattttctgtaaaaaaaaacttttctttaagtAAAAGTGGTAAATGTTGAAAAACCTAATTCTttcgtataaaaaaatgaataaaaatgaatacttgagctttattgaaataaatttaagagtAAATTGCAATAATAAACTAGGAGCGCTAGTGTCCGATGTAACCGGGATTTGAAAGACTCTCGCATTACGGTCAATGTAATGTGCGCGAATTTTTTAAAGCCGCTTTCTCGAAAATGGTTGAAAAGTGCATCTTATTACTTGagcattaaatatttaataaagtattttttccagcctgaattattttttaaattctatagtatttatagtattttatatactatttacaagtttgataattaacttttacTGGGAGgagtatgaataaaaaaaaatccgaagGGTAAAAATCTTGATTGATATatatataaccacctatctcacggttgtgagacgtggttgtggctgaaattttaccgcgatttcgctggaagcgggtgcaatttttcagattagcacccNNNNNNNNNNNNNNNNNNNNNNNNNNNNNNNNNNNNNNNNNNNNNNNNNNNNNNNNNNNNNNNNNNNNNNNNNNNNNNNNNNNNNNNNNNNNNNNNNNNNtcaaattaaaaattcgaattcgaGATTTTTCATTTGCTTTAAATTGCAGATTCAATGGAATTCGGGGATCGAAAAGTTACCACGACACCCTCGAGGCTAATACAAATGGATTAATCGATGTCTTGAATCATTGCAATGAAGGTGAAGTATTACCAGATACCCTTGAGCTGGAGACTGAGACCCAAAGTAGACATAGGTTGGATAGTTTTTACTCCGCAAATTCTGTGAAGTCGACGTATTTTAGTTCAGGGTCTATTTCCAGTTATCAGAGCACAGAAGATcttgaaaatgttggaaaaggtATGTACTATAGGGAGGGctgaaaaactcaaaattattagatgtttttttcgaaaattaatgtttcaaaaaataaggaaaaatgcaattttgttcatttgtacctgaagttacaaaaaaaaaaatattttttggttttttatttttggatgttCTTTTTAATACATACATACAACACATACATTTCTTTGaagtttgaataatattttttctgtttttttttagggATTCTGCAACACAATCTATTTTTATACAAGATCCGTTTCAGGACGATCCTTAAAAAACagaacaaatatttgtttgaaacttaaaaatatgtagttGTTTCTTTATTTGATTGAAGTGagcataaaaataacattttaggtACAAACTAATAAAAGTGAatgtttcgtcattttttgaaatattataattcgatgaaaaaaatcttcttacttttttttcttcataaactttaaacaaacattttttagcgcttttttttaacactttttagcGCTATTACCAATGAAtctaataattttgagttttttcgaACCACCCTAATGTACTATGCTCTGTCATTTTACTTGTAAGTAAAAAGGACACTGCAAAATCCAATAATTGAGAAAAGCGACTAGAAAGTTCAAATCTGGTTTTCTTTTTTTCGTCTAATTTAAtagacattttatttattttttaaatatctttgtaGGTAATTTAAATTCGATCTATCGATTTATGAACAATTAATTCacagaaattataaattaataggtaGAATAGATGCCAAATTTTGGCCCTTTAATGGATAATGCAATGAGAAATTGAAACAagattaacaatttgaaaaaaattatcctcgCTGATTGATCAACGAATCCAATGATACTAAactcatgtttttattttttgcagttacGTCCTTTTTACTTAGGGCGGTAGTGCTTCAGTCTTAGAAACAATTTAATACAGAGTAGAAGAATTCTAATTGTTTCTTTGTTTCCAGAAACAGAAAACTCGAGCGATGACAATATCATGTATGGGCCACCTTCAACGCTACCAGCTCTTACTGCCCCAGTTCCAAATAACTGGACCCAAATTGAaggtatataaatttattttaaattttatataatttacatatttattttcttcattcaatAACTAGTAACTTGTATTTTTCGTAATTTGGAGTTATAgacctttttatatttattttcaattctacgCTATCAAGTgggaagaaatttttgaatttgaatcacCATTAAATTTAAGTTGTTTCAGATTTTAAGAATGCTCACTTACTTTaccataaattttgtaaatattgtataaaacGAAGGAAAATAGACATATtgttaaatatacaaattttcaatgagataacaaaaatagttgaatctgtaACTGTCCATTTAACATTAGTTACTCTAAAACTTCTGTcgattgaaaaaatcataattctaattcaatattcatcatttgcagcttctttgtttattaaaatattatctgcaattctgtttgaattttattacaaataagctATAAATAAGGTAACTAGGTTAATAGTGAGATATTATGTAATTAGTTAAGTAATATGtgatttttttcatgcaaatttaatGGTGTTTTAATAAGAACCTTTCAAAAAGATGTGTATATAATGTTCTATATAATACAATAAGCTATCAATGACTAAGATTTAATCAAAATTACGATTATTTCTTTAAAACgatataaaaaatacactatCTCAAGTAActaatgttaaataaacaatgtttttttaactcgatatatttatatatttttaattttaaatatttaaacccaaatattttaaataaatatttaaactgatCTTTATATTTGAGTATGTTCTAGGTATgcaaaccaaataaaaattacttaatctttaacttgattcataactttgacaaaaaaatacCCTTTAATTATTGCATCAAATTTTATAAGAGAAATTGAAgcgtaaataatcaaaatatagtTGAGGTTCATAAATGTCCATTTGAATGTAGTTGTTTGCATATTTGTGTTTTCTTCTTTGAGTTTTGGAAAAcgcaatttttattcaattttaatttataaattctccTATTTCTTGAAAAGTTGTTTTCGATGATAGTCTTCgcgttttttgcaaattattttattcagaaataatatgtacaattgtttttagttaatcattttctttattgataaattttataaataatacttaacaaaaatgtcagaaaaaactgcgaaaaatcTTTCAATAAATAGAGTGACTGTTTGCacaataaaattgaatgaaaattacaaCTTATGCAAAAAGCGAAATAAAAATGCAGATAACTATAATTAATGGAACaattattaactgaaatatttttttattatgtatctTGGATCAATGAAGTTAAATATCGAGCCGTTTTGAATCTGACGGTATAatttaaatctgataaaaaaattttaaatacatacagtaaattaaaatatttgcaaatctaaaaatttcaaagttcgaatccaacctttaaaatataaaacaataaaatttgacaTGATATATGTTATACATTACTGATTGtgagtgaaatgtttttaaaaataaaaaattctcttataatttaaaatagaatatttggaAGTAATcttagtttataattatttaattaatatttaagagcTTGTGAaggaaaaactattttcttattttgttactATTTCACGTttgtattcaacttttttttgtattcttttaaccAAACTAACTTTCTCTTTTGGTAGTTTCTAATGAAATTGTATTATAATTGCAGGGGAATTCGTGATGGTTAATGCAGCCTATCTATCACATTTAGCGCAAGATATATTTTTTGCTCCTCATTCTCGACTTGCTGATGGAATAATTTGGCTCCTTATTATAAAAGCTGGCATCTCGAGATCGCACCTACTTCAGGTAGGATATTAGATTAGAATACCTAAAACATATTcaacaaattcaaccattttctcaTAGATAAGTTTCGCCTTGAAAGATTTTGGAAGTGAAAATATAGAATTTGAAATCGTCTgattaacaatattcaaattataaaccattaattttagagatttttttaaactgtcatattgaaatttgattgttttgCAGTTCCTATTGGGGTTGAGTACGGGTTCGCATTTAACCGTTCCCGGAGTCGAGATGATACCGGTGAAAGCCTTCAGAATAGAACCAGCGGAGGGCACAAGTGGTTATTTGGTAGTGGATGGTGAAAACGTGGATTATGGACCTATTCAAGCCGAAATGTTCCCCTCTTTAGCGACTGTAATGTGTCCTTGACATAACATCTGATTTCTAAAGAGAGGCGCGGTCTCGTCTTAGTTTTAGAATTCTCGATTTAACCGACTTCAAATTTCGATAGAACGAGTGTAGGAAAGACATAAGCTCTCAAGTATCTTACGTATACGAATCTTAGTCCTAAAATCAAAGCAGCTAAAATAGTGCGATCAATAGTTCAGTGATCAATCAATCGATCACGTTACTAAACTTTTATCGTTTCACAAATTGTAACGTTCGTCAGTATTTTCAAGCGAGAACAATAA
It encodes:
- the LOC117172153 gene encoding sphingosine kinase 2-like isoform X2 translates to MGEETQARVTSVLEETFYITSKKNTIYRVKLTDKGLSLQKESNGTTKTETIPLIDIIGCRCMRSKRQSAGSCVCRPGAFKSQLRVVESTEVIHSLDEYDTSAYLYIYAYTLKKARVKGARRRERTTITLRFRSFDRYEDNLREASRWRLAIKCLVSRVPVPKTLMSPSHGNLESIISACPGEQRKILVLLNPKSGPGRGRETFQRRIHPILSEAEKPYEIHITRYSNYARDFVRTKDIYQWSGLLMVGGDGIVFEVVNGIFQRPDWERAIKELPIGVIPCGSGNGLAKSIAYARQEPYNHNPMMISALSVVKSRKAALDLVRVETRNHIFFSFLSVAWGLLADIDIESETLRAIGGQRFTVWSLARLIGLRTYKGKVSYLPYDKVPVVENLNNDSIYRKDQTKDAKIPHSKSFGDELDRFNGIRGSKSYHDTLEANTNGLIDVLNHCNEETENSSDDNIMYGPPSTLPALTAPVPNNWTQIEGEFVMVNAAYLSHLAQDIFFAPHSRLADGIIWLLIIKAGISRSHLLQFLLGLSTGSHLTVPGVEMIPVKAFRIEPAEGTSGYLVVDGENVDYGPIQAEMFPSLATVMCP
- the LOC117172153 gene encoding sphingosine kinase 2-like isoform X1, coding for MGEETQARVTSVLEETFYITSKKNTIYRVKLTDKGLSLQKESNGTTKTETIPLIDIIGCRCMRSKRQSAGSCVCRPGAFKSQLRVVESTEVIHSLDEYDTSAYLYIYAYTLKKARVKGARRRERTTITLRFRSFDRYEDNLREASRWRLAIKCLVSRVPVPKTLMSPSHGNLESIISACPGEQRKILVLLNPKSGPGRGRETFQRRIHPILSEAEKPYEIHITRYSNYARDFVRTKDIYQWSGLLMVGGDGIVFEVVNGIFQRPDWERAIKELPIGVIPCGSGNGLAKSIAYARQEPYNHNPMMISALSVVKSRKAALDLVRVETRNHIFFSFLSVAWGLLADIDIESETLRAIGGQRFTVWSLARLIGLRTYKGKVSYLPYDKVPVVENLNNDSIYRKDQTKDAKIPHSKSFGDELDRFNGIRGSKSYHDTLEANTNGLIDVLNHCNEGEVLPDTLELETETQSRHRLDSFYSANSVKSTYFSSGSISSYQSTEDLENVGKETENSSDDNIMYGPPSTLPALTAPVPNNWTQIEGEFVMVNAAYLSHLAQDIFFAPHSRLADGIIWLLIIKAGISRSHLLQFLLGLSTGSHLTVPGVEMIPVKAFRIEPAEGTSGYLVVDGENVDYGPIQAEMFPSLATVMCP